The following coding sequences lie in one Candidatus Planktophila sulfonica genomic window:
- a CDS encoding N-acetylmuramoyl-L-alanine amidase translates to MKEMSPDEIRSFQQERGLHVTGELNDATIRALDESRWKLGDRSLYLQNSPMMRGDDVAALQSRLTEMGFNCGRVDGIFGEVTEAAVKEFQKSVGVKVDGKCGPATIIALLRLTKIVSGGAPGALRESAAQKNRGPALANKVIVIDPASNEYEAEIVYDIAQRLEGRLLALGASVFLTRGAHNNPTEAERISFTNQNGADLLISLHVDHYSNPSARGVATFFYGSDQHGVHSIVGERFASLVQREICARTDFLNCRTHAKTWDSLRLTKAPAVRVDLGYATNEGDAARLARPDFRDTVAESFVIAIQRLYLAAEDDAKTGTLRISDLRSAGIRR, encoded by the coding sequence ATGAAAGAGATGTCTCCCGACGAGATTCGCTCTTTCCAACAAGAACGCGGCCTCCATGTAACTGGCGAACTTAACGACGCCACAATTCGCGCGCTCGATGAGTCGCGCTGGAAACTTGGAGATCGCTCTCTCTATCTACAAAACTCTCCGATGATGCGCGGTGATGATGTGGCCGCGTTGCAGTCACGTCTTACCGAGATGGGTTTCAACTGCGGTCGCGTTGATGGAATCTTTGGTGAAGTAACTGAAGCCGCCGTCAAAGAGTTTCAAAAATCTGTTGGCGTCAAAGTTGATGGCAAGTGCGGTCCAGCAACAATCATCGCACTCCTTCGTCTTACAAAGATTGTCTCTGGCGGCGCACCTGGTGCTCTTCGCGAAAGTGCCGCGCAGAAAAATCGCGGACCAGCACTTGCTAATAAAGTAATTGTTATTGATCCTGCATCAAATGAATATGAAGCAGAGATTGTTTATGACATTGCACAGCGCCTAGAAGGTCGTTTACTTGCACTCGGCGCCAGTGTCTTCTTAACTCGCGGTGCTCATAACAATCCAACAGAAGCAGAACGAATCTCATTCACCAATCAAAATGGCGCAGATCTTTTGATCTCACTTCACGTCGATCACTATTCAAATCCATCTGCGCGTGGCGTTGCTACTTTCTTTTATGGCAGCGATCAGCATGGCGTGCATTCAATTGTGGGCGAACGTTTTGCATCCCTTGTACAGCGCGAAATTTGTGCGCGAACCGATTTCCTTAATTGCCGTACTCATGCCAAGACTTGGGATTCACTCCGTCTTACAAAGGCGCCTGCAGTTCGTGTAGATCTTGGTTATGCGACCAATGAAGGCGATGCCGCACGACTTGCCCGCCCCGATTTTCGCGATACCGTCGCCGAAAGTTTCGTCATTGCGATTCAGCGCCTCTATTTAGCTGCTGAGGATGATGCAAAGACCGGAACGCTTCGAATTTCTGACCTACGTAGCGCAGGTATTCGCCGCTAA
- a CDS encoding PLP-dependent aminotransferase family protein produces the protein MSDISIRYQTGAPQHLETRFAARAAGMLPSEIRALFAVASRPEIVSLAGGMPNLSALPMEMMAGVVNELILTNGSEALQYGSGQGHPKLREQICDVMALEGIRANADDIVVTTGSQQALDLISRIFIDPGDVVLVEAPSYVGALGTFRQYEASVVHVEMDHDGMIPDSLRAAIKSVRAAGRKIKFLYLIPNYQNPTGVCLPADRRTEILNICREAEIFVVEDNPYGLLGFDKPSPNAMRAEDSENVIYLGSFSKTIASGLRVGWALVPQSLKDKLVIASESSILCPSNFTQLTISSYLADQPWRDQIASFCELYKVRRDAMLESLEQHFPAEATWTKPGGGFYVWVNLPAEIDTKALMPKAIVAKVAYVPGNAFYADGLGSWSMRLSYCHPTPERIREGVKALGGVIKQEMKRRGTALN, from the coding sequence ATGTCCGATATTTCAATTCGCTATCAAACTGGTGCTCCACAACATCTCGAAACGAGATTTGCTGCGCGAGCCGCCGGAATGTTGCCTTCTGAAATTCGCGCCCTCTTTGCTGTTGCTTCACGCCCTGAAATTGTTTCGCTCGCAGGTGGAATGCCAAATCTTTCAGCACTCCCAATGGAGATGATGGCTGGCGTTGTTAACGAACTTATTCTCACCAACGGTTCTGAAGCACTTCAATATGGAAGCGGTCAAGGACATCCAAAACTTCGCGAACAGATCTGCGATGTCATGGCGCTCGAAGGTATTCGTGCAAATGCTGATGACATTGTTGTAACAACTGGTTCGCAGCAAGCTCTCGACCTTATTTCACGCATCTTTATCGATCCAGGCGATGTTGTTCTTGTTGAAGCACCTTCATATGTTGGAGCTCTCGGAACATTCCGTCAGTACGAAGCATCTGTTGTTCACGTCGAGATGGATCACGATGGAATGATTCCTGATTCGTTGCGCGCAGCAATTAAGAGCGTTCGTGCAGCTGGTCGCAAAATTAAGTTCTTGTATCTGATTCCGAACTACCAAAATCCAACAGGTGTCTGTCTTCCTGCAGATCGCCGTACAGAAATCTTAAATATCTGTCGCGAAGCTGAAATTTTCGTCGTTGAAGATAACCCTTACGGCCTACTGGGCTTCGATAAGCCATCACCGAATGCAATGCGCGCTGAAGATTCTGAGAATGTCATCTATTTAGGCTCATTCTCAAAGACAATCGCATCAGGACTTCGTGTGGGCTGGGCGTTAGTTCCACAATCTTTGAAGGATAAGTTGGTGATTGCATCTGAATCATCAATTTTGTGTCCATCAAACTTCACTCAGCTCACAATCTCTAGTTATTTAGCTGATCAGCCATGGCGCGATCAGATTGCAAGCTTCTGCGAGCTCTATAAAGTGCGCCGCGATGCGATGCTCGAATCTCTTGAGCAACATTTCCCTGCAGAGGCAACATGGACAAAGCCTGGCGGCGGTTTCTATGTCTGGGTCAATCTTCCTGCTGAAATCGATACAAAGGCTCTGATGCCAAAGGCGATTGTTGCAAAGGTTGCTTATGTTCCAGGAAACGCCTTCTATGCAGATGGACTTGGTTCTTGGTCGATGCGTCTTTCATATTGCCACCCAACACCTGAAAGAATTCGTGAAGGCGTAAAGGCTCTCGGTGGAGTAATTAAGCAAGAGATGAAGCGCCGCGGTACAGCGCTCAATTAA
- the trxA gene encoding thioredoxin produces the protein MSAPTKVTAADFDQVVLKSSTPVLVDFWAEWCGPCRAIAPILDDIAAEHGDKLKIVKLNTDEESAIAIKYGVTSIPMLNVYVNGEVVKTIIGAKPKPALLKELEGFI, from the coding sequence ATGAGCGCACCAACTAAGGTCACAGCAGCTGATTTCGATCAGGTTGTACTAAAGAGCAGCACACCAGTTTTGGTTGATTTCTGGGCTGAATGGTGCGGACCTTGCCGCGCAATCGCTCCAATTCTTGATGACATTGCAGCTGAGCACGGCGACAAGCTCAAGATCGTAAAGCTCAACACTGATGAAGAGTCAGCAATCGCTATTAAGTACGGAGTTACATCAATTCCAATGCTCAATGTTTATGTCAACGGTGAAGTTGTTAAGACAATCATCGGTGCAAAGCCAAAGCCAGCTCTTCTTAAAGAGCTCGAAGGCTTCATTTAA
- the murJ gene encoding murein biosynthesis integral membrane protein MurJ, translating to MKNNELFRASGIMAIGTILSRITGFIRALLAVAVLGTALLADTYNVANTMPNILYNLLVGGALTAIFVPQLVRSFSDEDGGHGFASRLVTTISGILLLLVLVGVLFAPALVRLYAPEFSTPGFETEREIAIAFTRYCLPQIFFLGLFTMLGQVANARGSFAPLMWAPIANNLVVIVVFAAILLTQRAIEIGTITDLQVQLLGWGTTLGVVVQALILIPVVKRSGIHLRPMFGVKGLGKSFGLAGWTLVYVLVSQLGYLVTVNVATSAAVRSAQAGITTGVGFTPYTSAYYIMLLPYSIVTISIVTALLPHLSKLAIAKNVEEVRKQLIRAIRMVGVVTVPSAVALLLFGPLMTEALYMGVSLDDARYIGFVLSALSLGLVAFSINLILIRGFNAFEDTKTQVTSIVIINIISVALSYLFLETLDSNWVTVGLGIAFSISYIVGLFITISLLKKHVGRLQVSEFASQHGRLLLASLIGMVPFFAIAQYFNWAYDETTLVMRIIRLAFVLGGSGLAYLLCARALKVSEIAGLRGFATSVLQRRRKN from the coding sequence GTGAAGAATAACGAGCTCTTCCGCGCATCAGGAATCATGGCGATAGGAACAATTCTTTCTCGCATCACCGGTTTTATTCGCGCACTTCTTGCTGTTGCTGTTCTTGGTACTGCGCTCTTGGCAGATACGTACAACGTTGCAAACACAATGCCTAATATTTTGTATAACTTACTTGTCGGTGGAGCGCTCACAGCAATCTTCGTTCCGCAACTAGTTCGCTCGTTTTCAGATGAAGATGGCGGGCATGGTTTTGCTTCTCGCTTAGTGACAACAATCTCTGGAATTCTCCTTCTTCTTGTCTTAGTTGGCGTGCTCTTTGCACCAGCTCTGGTTCGTCTCTACGCTCCTGAATTCTCAACGCCAGGTTTTGAAACAGAACGCGAAATCGCAATTGCATTTACGCGTTACTGCTTGCCTCAGATCTTCTTCCTTGGTTTATTCACCATGCTGGGCCAAGTAGCCAATGCGCGAGGCTCATTTGCACCCCTTATGTGGGCGCCAATCGCCAATAACCTTGTGGTTATCGTGGTCTTTGCTGCCATTCTTCTTACGCAGCGCGCAATTGAAATCGGCACGATTACCGACCTTCAGGTGCAGCTACTTGGATGGGGGACCACCCTTGGGGTTGTTGTTCAAGCACTGATTTTGATTCCGGTTGTGAAGCGATCAGGAATTCACTTGCGCCCAATGTTTGGCGTTAAAGGTCTTGGAAAATCATTTGGCCTTGCTGGTTGGACTCTTGTCTATGTGCTTGTTTCACAACTTGGTTATCTCGTCACAGTAAACGTTGCTACAAGTGCCGCGGTTCGAAGCGCCCAAGCTGGAATTACAACCGGTGTTGGATTCACTCCTTATACAAGTGCGTACTACATCATGCTTCTTCCATATTCGATTGTGACAATCTCAATTGTTACCGCACTTCTTCCACATCTTTCAAAGCTCGCTATCGCTAAAAACGTTGAAGAAGTTCGCAAACAGTTGATTCGAGCGATTCGCATGGTTGGCGTTGTTACTGTTCCAAGTGCCGTTGCACTTCTTCTCTTTGGTCCGTTGATGACAGAAGCTCTTTATATGGGCGTTAGTCTTGATGATGCTCGCTATATCGGCTTTGTGCTTTCAGCACTCAGCTTGGGTCTTGTTGCATTCTCAATTAACTTAATTCTCATTCGTGGTTTTAACGCATTTGAAGATACCAAGACTCAAGTGACATCTATTGTCATTATCAACATCATCTCAGTCGCACTTTCATATCTCTTCCTCGAAACTCTTGATAGCAATTGGGTCACCGTCGGTTTGGGTATCGCATTCTCGATCAGCTATATCGTCGGACTCTTCATTACGATTTCATTGCTAAAGAAACATGTAGGGCGCCTGCAAGTAAGTGAATTTGCTTCACAACACGGTCGCCTCTTGCTTGCCTCACTCATTGGCATGGTTCCATTCTTTGCAATCGCCCAATACTTCAACTGGGCATATGACGAGACAACGCTGGTGATGCGCATTATTCGTCTCGCCTTTGTTCTGGGCGGAAGCGGCTTGGCATACCTACTCTGCGCAAGAGCTCTGAAAGTGAGTGAAATCGCAGGCCTTAGAGGCTTCGCCACATCCGTCTTGCAACGTCGTCGCAAGAACTAA
- the rsmG gene encoding 16S rRNA (guanine(527)-N(7))-methyltransferase RsmG, with amino-acid sequence MEHSVEGLVGRYFPEREAEIRAYAEFLVTAGIERGLIGPREGERIWDRHIFNCLHVTTLLPQGASLFDIGSGAGLPGIVIALARPDLKVTLIEPLERRVEFLKEATAGTEIEVIRGRAQDVKKTADFVTARAVAPLEKLKKMSWHMVKTNGALLAMKGEGAAAEMAGTKNAKLHEIDLEGVGLGRIVELRKGTPVS; translated from the coding sequence GTGGAACATTCAGTAGAGGGGCTAGTCGGCCGCTACTTTCCAGAGCGCGAAGCTGAGATTCGCGCCTATGCCGAATTCCTTGTAACCGCCGGAATTGAGCGTGGCCTTATTGGGCCTCGCGAGGGCGAGCGCATCTGGGATCGCCATATCTTTAACTGCCTCCATGTAACGACCCTTCTACCGCAGGGAGCATCCCTCTTTGATATCGGTTCAGGGGCAGGTCTGCCTGGAATCGTCATCGCTCTGGCCCGTCCAGACCTCAAAGTCACGCTCATTGAACCTCTAGAACGCCGGGTTGAGTTCCTCAAAGAGGCGACTGCGGGCACTGAGATTGAAGTTATCCGTGGCCGCGCTCAGGATGTAAAGAAGACAGCTGATTTTGTCACCGCCCGCGCCGTTGCCCCGCTTGAGAAATTGAAGAAGATGAGCTGGCATATGGTCAAGACCAACGGCGCCCTCCTTGCAATGAAGGGGGAAGGGGCTGCCGCCGAGATGGCCGGCACGAAGAATGCCAAACTGCATGAGATTGATCTTGAGGGAGTGGGCTTGGGACGTATCGTCGAGCTCCGCAAAGGAACACCCGTTTCTTAA
- a CDS encoding ParB/RepB/Spo0J family partition protein: MAVKRGGLGTNLDSLIPTSLTVAGTEVAQQNEIPVNQIFPNPRQPRTVFDETALNELIASIKSIGILQPPVVRKVADNKYELIMGERRFRAAMAAGLTSIPVIIRQTPDNELLREALIENIHRSNLNPLEEGAAYAQLLTDFGCTHDELALKLGRSRPLISNTIRLLNLPDAVQRKVAAGVISAGHARALLGLTDSADIEKLASRIVAEGLSVRAIEEIIATMKPSTKTTKKSSVKGVSGAGLAAAELLSDYLDTRVNVETGKGKGKIVIEFAGSEDLQRIVDLIEGK, from the coding sequence ATGGCAGTCAAGCGCGGCGGACTCGGAACAAATCTTGATTCACTGATTCCAACATCACTGACTGTTGCCGGAACAGAAGTTGCACAACAGAATGAAATTCCTGTTAACCAAATTTTTCCCAACCCACGCCAGCCACGTACAGTCTTTGATGAGACAGCGCTCAATGAATTAATTGCATCGATTAAATCAATTGGAATCTTGCAACCACCAGTTGTCCGTAAAGTTGCAGATAACAAGTACGAACTCATTATGGGAGAGCGACGCTTCCGTGCTGCAATGGCTGCGGGTTTAACTTCAATTCCTGTCATTATTCGCCAGACCCCAGATAACGAGTTATTACGCGAAGCTTTGATTGAAAATATCCATCGCAGCAATCTCAACCCACTTGAAGAAGGCGCTGCATACGCACAACTTCTTACCGACTTTGGCTGCACACATGACGAGCTTGCACTCAAGCTTGGACGTTCACGCCCGCTAATTTCAAACACAATTCGCTTACTCAATCTGCCAGATGCTGTGCAGCGCAAAGTTGCTGCTGGAGTAATTTCTGCAGGACATGCGCGTGCACTTTTAGGACTTACAGATTCAGCCGATATTGAAAAACTTGCTTCACGAATCGTCGCTGAAGGTTTATCTGTGCGCGCAATTGAAGAGATCATCGCAACAATGAAGCCATCAACGAAGACAACTAAGAAGTCTTCCGTTAAAGGTGTATCGGGTGCAGGGCTAGCTGCGGCAGAACTATTGAGCGATTACCTCGATACACGCGTAAACGTTGAGACAGGTAAGGGCAAAGGCAAGATTGTTATTGAATTTGCAGGCAGCGAAGATCTTCAGCGCATCGTTGATTTAATCGAAGGTAAATAA
- the trxB gene encoding thioredoxin-disulfide reductase, which produces MSTEVRELVIVGSGPAGYTAAIYAARAQLNPVIYEGSVTAGGALMNTTEVENFPGFIDGIMGPDLMDNMRKQAKRFGAELITDDVVEMDLTGDIKIIKDGSGNTVQAKAVILAMGSAYREIGLENEKRLSGRGVSWCATCDGFFFRDQTIAVVGGGDSAVEEATFLTKFASKVVLIHRRDELRASKIMQERAFANPKLEMLWDTEVIDVLGAEKVEALELRNTKTGEVSKRDFTGLFVAIGHIPRSELVTSSVTLDDEGYVKVEGRSTRTNLSGVFACGDLVDHTYRQAITAAGSGCQAALDAEKFLSH; this is translated from the coding sequence ATGAGCACTGAAGTACGCGAACTCGTCATTGTTGGATCAGGTCCTGCCGGTTATACAGCTGCAATTTATGCCGCTCGCGCGCAGTTAAACCCAGTCATCTACGAAGGTTCTGTTACTGCTGGTGGCGCACTTATGAACACCACCGAAGTTGAAAACTTCCCAGGATTTATCGACGGCATCATGGGTCCAGACTTAATGGATAACATGCGTAAGCAAGCAAAGCGTTTTGGTGCTGAACTCATTACTGATGATGTTGTTGAAATGGATTTAACTGGCGATATCAAGATTATTAAAGATGGTTCAGGAAATACCGTTCAAGCAAAAGCTGTCATCCTTGCAATGGGATCTGCTTACCGTGAAATCGGTCTTGAGAACGAGAAGCGCCTATCTGGTCGCGGTGTCTCATGGTGTGCAACATGCGATGGTTTCTTCTTCCGCGATCAAACAATTGCTGTTGTCGGCGGCGGAGACTCTGCAGTTGAGGAAGCAACATTCCTTACTAAGTTTGCAAGCAAAGTTGTCTTGATTCACCGCCGCGATGAACTTCGCGCATCAAAGATCATGCAAGAACGCGCATTCGCTAATCCAAAGCTTGAAATGTTGTGGGATACAGAAGTGATCGATGTCTTGGGTGCCGAAAAGGTTGAAGCCCTAGAACTTCGCAACACAAAGACCGGCGAAGTCTCAAAGCGAGATTTCACGGGACTCTTTGTCGCAATCGGGCATATTCCGCGCTCTGAACTTGTTACATCTTCTGTAACTCTCGATGACGAGGGTTATGTAAAGGTCGAAGGGCGTTCAACCCGAACAAATCTTTCTGGAGTCTTTGCATGTGGCGACTTGGTGGATCACACCTACCGTCAGGCAATTACTGCAGCAGGTTCTGGATGCCAGGCGGCTCTAGACGCTGAAAAATTCTTATCCCACTAG
- a CDS encoding protein jag, with the protein MPEVTEVTEVTEVVEGTEEKATKAPKSVAKLEEEGDIAADYLEGLLDIADLDGDIDIDVENGRASLAIVGGKLKHLVGNDGDVLDAIQELTRLAVQTSTGDRSRLMLDIDGFRAGRRKELTALAEKMAEQAKTTGSSIKLDPMNAFERKIIHDTIQTLGLTSESDGEDPNRFVVIYPA; encoded by the coding sequence ATGCCAGAAGTTACAGAAGTTACAGAAGTTACAGAAGTTGTAGAAGGAACTGAAGAGAAGGCCACCAAGGCTCCAAAGAGCGTGGCAAAGCTTGAGGAAGAGGGCGATATCGCCGCTGATTACCTCGAGGGCCTACTTGATATCGCCGATCTCGATGGAGATATCGATATCGATGTTGAAAACGGTCGCGCCTCACTCGCAATCGTCGGTGGAAAGCTCAAGCACCTCGTCGGCAACGATGGAGATGTCCTTGATGCAATCCAAGAGCTCACACGCCTAGCTGTTCAGACTTCAACAGGTGACCGCAGCCGCTTGATGCTCGATATCGATGGATTCCGCGCTGGTCGCCGTAAGGAACTTACTGCTCTTGCCGAGAAGATGGCTGAGCAGGCAAAGACCACAGGCAGCTCAATCAAGCTCGATCCAATGAACGCTTTTGAGCGCAAGATCATCCACGACACAATCCAGACTTTGGGCTTAACTTCCGAATCAGATGGCGAAGATCCAAACCGCTTCGTCGTTATCTACCCAGCGTAG
- a CDS encoding ParA family protein, which translates to MSGDDSRETNTGQKVVGVRRLKEAMAKPTSTRIFTVANQKGGVGKTTTTVNIAAAMAMGGLRVLVIDLDPQGNASTALGVEHRDSAGVYEVLMGNAQMSEVVQKVAGFPVLDCVSSNTSLANAEINLVSMVARELQLKEAIDSISVNYDYVFIDCPPSLGLLTINAFAASKELLIPIQTEYYALEGLSQLLETYGVVKKRLNPNLTLSTIVLTMFDSRTRLSNDVAANVRSHFPNELIDIPIPRAVRVSEAPSYNQTVMTYDPLSPGAIAYMQVAREIAERGKAKDEVVFDSNVVSINYKGGIA; encoded by the coding sequence ATGTCGGGCGATGATTCACGTGAAACCAATACTGGCCAAAAGGTCGTAGGTGTCCGACGCCTTAAAGAGGCGATGGCTAAGCCGACCTCAACCCGCATCTTCACCGTCGCCAACCAGAAGGGCGGGGTAGGTAAGACCACCACCACCGTCAATATTGCAGCTGCCATGGCTATGGGGGGCCTTCGAGTCCTCGTGATCGATCTTGATCCACAGGGCAATGCATCGACCGCCCTCGGCGTAGAACATCGTGATAGCGCCGGTGTTTATGAAGTTTTGATGGGCAACGCGCAAATGTCTGAAGTTGTTCAGAAAGTTGCAGGCTTTCCTGTTCTTGATTGCGTTTCATCAAATACATCGCTTGCGAATGCTGAAATCAATTTAGTTTCAATGGTTGCACGCGAACTGCAATTGAAAGAAGCAATTGATTCAATCTCAGTTAATTACGATTATGTTTTTATCGATTGCCCACCATCACTTGGTTTGCTAACTATCAATGCATTTGCTGCATCGAAAGAGTTGTTAATTCCAATTCAAACTGAGTATTACGCGCTCGAAGGTTTGTCACAACTGCTTGAAACATATGGTGTTGTAAAGAAGCGTTTGAATCCAAACCTCACCCTTTCAACAATTGTCTTAACGATGTTTGATTCACGTACCCGTCTATCAAATGACGTTGCGGCAAATGTTCGCTCACACTTCCCAAATGAACTAATTGATATTCCAATTCCACGTGCAGTGCGCGTTTCTGAAGCACCTTCTTATAATCAAACTGTTATGACTTACGATCCACTTTCACCTGGCGCGATTGCATATATGCAGGTTGCACGCGAAATTGCTGAACGCGGTAAGGCTAAAGATGAAGTTGTCTTTGATTCGAATGTTGTCAGCATTAATTACAAAGGTGGAATCGCATAA